From a single Halodesulfovibrio marinisediminis DSM 17456 genomic region:
- a CDS encoding cation-translocating P-type ATPase, translated as MKDSSVPHPWSAEAEDVLSRLQTDSDQGLSQSEADKRLQEYGPNRPLQKQAKPALTIFVEQWKNLIVGMLAAAALVSFGFGQALEGVAVCMALLVNVAIGFFTELRATRSMEALVEITKTESLVLRDGHQQSILSDNLVPGDVVPLEAGDVPAADMRLIEVSNMEVDESALTGESLPVAKQTEPVDVHAVLGDRSSMLFKGTALTAGTGAAVVTGTGMQTELGRIALLAQEAESEQTPLERRLEAMGKKLIWATIVLAAMVVAIGVSSGMELFLIIETSIALAVAAIPEGLPIVANIALAKGMFRLARENAVMQQLSAVETLGAASVICTDKTGTLTENSMRLTRIALPGDGVPFEEDLGQAKDDERARELLRVAALCVNAQLHPEGGDPVGDPLEIALLEGAASAGMERPDMLEHYPEEREEAFAADTKMMATFHKDDGEGYLVQVKGAPESVFEVCNISEEERQTWRKTNESLAGQGLRILAAAQGRAKSLDDDPYYNLSIVGLLALRDPVRKGVLEAVQACHKAGIRVVMVTGDQAATALHVAHELGITEDAADRALHGRDFKDPETMNREEKDRILNTRVFCRVSPEQKLQLVKLLQAEGLVIAMTGDGVNDAPALKKADIGVAMGKRGTQVARDAAHLVLRDDSFSTIIAAVEQGRAIFDNIRKFIVYLLSGNVGAIVIVGAAIPAGIGLPLLPLQILYLNMLSDVFPALALGVGQGDKSVMLRPPRPSSEPILDRERWIQVIGYGLLIAATVLASFWWARIRLGLSGNAAVTISFLTLAFARQWHVFNMRAPESNILSNGVTRNKFVWGALAICFFMLFLAIYTPPLAHALHLTPPTVAGWSAIVGFSLTPLVVGQAIIILRKKGRE; from the coding sequence ATGAAAGATAGTTCCGTACCGCACCCCTGGTCTGCAGAGGCTGAAGATGTTCTCTCGCGACTGCAAACCGACTCCGACCAAGGCTTGAGCCAGAGCGAAGCCGACAAACGCCTGCAGGAATACGGCCCCAACCGGCCGTTGCAAAAGCAGGCCAAGCCGGCTTTGACCATATTTGTGGAGCAGTGGAAGAATCTCATTGTAGGCATGTTGGCTGCAGCTGCGCTGGTTTCTTTTGGTTTTGGTCAGGCTCTGGAAGGGGTGGCCGTTTGCATGGCCCTGCTGGTGAACGTGGCAATAGGCTTTTTCACTGAGCTGCGGGCCACCCGCTCCATGGAGGCTTTGGTCGAGATTACCAAAACCGAATCTCTAGTTCTGCGTGACGGGCATCAGCAGTCAATTCTTTCGGATAACCTCGTACCCGGCGACGTGGTCCCGCTGGAGGCAGGGGACGTTCCTGCAGCGGACATGCGGCTCATCGAAGTTTCAAACATGGAGGTGGACGAATCCGCCCTGACCGGCGAGTCCTTGCCTGTAGCAAAACAAACCGAGCCGGTGGATGTGCACGCTGTACTGGGCGACCGTAGCTCTATGCTCTTTAAGGGCACGGCCCTGACAGCCGGTACGGGGGCGGCGGTGGTCACAGGCACGGGAATGCAGACCGAGCTGGGCCGCATAGCCCTGCTGGCACAAGAGGCGGAGTCAGAACAGACACCTCTGGAAAGACGGCTGGAGGCCATGGGCAAGAAGCTGATTTGGGCGACAATCGTCTTAGCCGCTATGGTGGTCGCCATTGGCGTTTCTTCGGGCATGGAGCTGTTTCTTATCATCGAAACGTCCATTGCCCTTGCCGTGGCAGCAATTCCAGAAGGGCTGCCCATAGTGGCTAACATTGCTCTGGCCAAGGGTATGTTCCGGTTGGCCAGAGAAAACGCGGTAATGCAACAACTTTCCGCAGTGGAAACTCTGGGCGCCGCGTCTGTTATCTGCACGGACAAGACCGGTACCCTGACCGAAAATAGTATGCGGCTGACTCGCATCGCCTTGCCAGGCGACGGCGTTCCTTTTGAAGAGGACTTGGGCCAAGCCAAGGACGACGAGCGGGCCCGTGAGTTGCTGCGCGTGGCCGCCCTGTGTGTGAATGCACAGCTGCATCCGGAAGGCGGCGACCCCGTTGGCGATCCACTGGAGATAGCTCTGCTGGAAGGCGCGGCCAGCGCGGGTATGGAACGACCGGATATGCTGGAACACTATCCCGAAGAGCGCGAGGAAGCCTTTGCCGCAGACACCAAGATGATGGCCACCTTTCACAAGGATGATGGTGAGGGCTATCTGGTGCAGGTAAAAGGCGCGCCGGAATCCGTGTTCGAGGTCTGCAACATCTCTGAAGAAGAACGCCAGACGTGGCGCAAGACGAACGAGTCTCTGGCCGGTCAGGGGCTGCGCATACTGGCCGCGGCTCAGGGCCGGGCCAAATCGTTGGACGACGATCCCTATTACAATCTTTCCATAGTTGGCCTCTTGGCGCTGCGGGACCCTGTGCGCAAGGGCGTGCTCGAGGCCGTGCAGGCCTGCCACAAGGCCGGCATACGGGTAGTCATGGTGACGGGCGATCAGGCTGCCACCGCTCTGCACGTGGCCCATGAGTTGGGCATCACTGAAGACGCTGCAGACCGTGCCTTGCATGGTCGGGACTTTAAGGACCCAGAAACTATGAACCGCGAGGAAAAGGACCGCATTCTGAATACTCGGGTTTTCTGTCGCGTTTCTCCGGAGCAAAAACTGCAGCTTGTCAAGCTGCTGCAGGCCGAAGGACTGGTCATCGCAATGACCGGCGACGGCGTGAACGACGCTCCGGCTCTGAAAAAGGCTGACATTGGCGTGGCCATGGGCAAACGGGGAACGCAAGTTGCTCGCGACGCTGCGCATTTGGTTCTGCGTGACGACTCCTTCAGCACCATCATCGCCGCTGTGGAGCAGGGCAGGGCAATTTTCGACAACATTCGCAAGTTCATCGTCTACCTTCTCTCTGGCAATGTGGGAGCCATCGTCATCGTAGGGGCGGCTATCCCTGCGGGCATAGGTCTGCCCCTGCTGCCGTTGCAGATTCTCTACCTGAACATGCTCAGCGATGTGTTTCCGGCTCTGGCCCTAGGCGTGGGGCAGGGAGACAAGTCGGTCATGCTGCGGCCTCCCCGTCCCTCCAGCGAACCGATCCTGGACCGGGAGCGTTGGATACAGGTCATCGGCTATGGACTGCTCATCGCGGCCACCGTGCTCGCCAGCTTCTGGTGGGCCAGAATCCGCCTTGGCCTTTCAGGCAACGCCGCAGTTACCATATCCTTTCTTACCTTGGCCTTTGCCCGGCAGTGGCACGTCTTCAACATGCGCGCGCCGGAAAGCAACATTTTATCTAATGGCGTAACCCGCAACAAGTTCGTCTGGGGCGCGCTGGCCATCTGTTTCTTTATGCTTTTTCTGGCGATCTATACTCCGCCATTGGCTCACGCCCTGCACTTGACGCCGCCAACAGTCGCGGGCTGGTCTGCCATAGTGGGCTTCAGCCTGACCCCTTTGGTGGTTGGACAAGCGATAATAATACTGCGCAAAAAGGGAAGGGAATAG